One Micropterus dolomieu isolate WLL.071019.BEF.003 ecotype Adirondacks linkage group LG23, ASM2129224v1, whole genome shotgun sequence DNA window includes the following coding sequences:
- the LOC123962749 gene encoding uncharacterized protein LOC123962749 isoform X2: protein MGVRQYNMTVWWRALILLYCVLHFVEFSAPSAVPQRNKYKNSFRLTRTTRTRVQQLQRKYKEQQLGNKHFEDRSRQLKDLPSLSTDFNSWLKLTDWERLHAAFCDMQAYWNMLEWKRKQLEMEEKEQIAERVVRTTISQSIRHIQLDLRDLMKQVSSQLSYMQSSWMKPTSHKVQEPLNPETSSKTVWDRRVEGYIILRDLDLYLTKLARDFLLLASKI, encoded by the exons ATGGGAGTGCGGCAGTATAAC ATGACTGTGTGGTGGCGGGCTCTCATCCTCCTTTACTGTGTCCTGCACTTTGTGGAGTTCTCTGCTCCATCTGCAGTCCCCCAgaggaataaatataaaaactccTTTCGTCTCACGAGGACCACACGAACCCGTgtccagcagctgcagagaaaaTAT AAGGAGCAGCAGTTGGGAAACAAGCATTTTGAAGACAGAAGCCGACAGTTAAAGGACCTGCCATCACTTTCTACAGATTTCAACAGCTGGCTAAAGCTGACG GACTGGGAACGACTGCATGCTGCTTTCTGCGACATGCAAGCATATTGGAATATGCTGGAGTGGAAGAGGAAACAGCTGGAAATGGAGGAGAAAGAGCAGATAGCGGAGCGGGTGGTACGCACCACTATATCTCAGAGCATCAGGCACATTCAGTTGGACCTGAGGGACCTGATGAAACAAGTCAGCAGTCAG TTGAGTTACATGCAGAGCTCCTGGATGAAGCCAACCTCTCATAAGGTACAGGAACCACTGAACCCAGAAACCAGCTCCAAAACAGTGTGGGACCGCCGAGTAGAGGGTTACATCATTTTGAGGGATCTAGACCTTTACCTCACCAAGCTGGCAAGAGACTTCCTCCTACTGGcttcaaaaatataa
- the LOC123962749 gene encoding uncharacterized protein LOC123962749 isoform X3: MTVWWRALILLYCVLHFVEFSAPSAVPQRNKYKNSFRLTRTTRTRVQQLQRKYKEQQLGNKHFEDRSRQLKDLPSLSTDFNSWLKLTDWERLHAAFCDMQAYWNMLEWKRKQLEMEEKEQIAERVVRTTISQSIRHIQLDLRDLMKQVSSQLSYMQSSWMKPTSHKVQEPLNPETSSKTVWDRRVEGYIILRDLDLYLTKLARDFLLLASKI; encoded by the exons ATGACTGTGTGGTGGCGGGCTCTCATCCTCCTTTACTGTGTCCTGCACTTTGTGGAGTTCTCTGCTCCATCTGCAGTCCCCCAgaggaataaatataaaaactccTTTCGTCTCACGAGGACCACACGAACCCGTgtccagcagctgcagagaaaaTAT AAGGAGCAGCAGTTGGGAAACAAGCATTTTGAAGACAGAAGCCGACAGTTAAAGGACCTGCCATCACTTTCTACAGATTTCAACAGCTGGCTAAAGCTGACG GACTGGGAACGACTGCATGCTGCTTTCTGCGACATGCAAGCATATTGGAATATGCTGGAGTGGAAGAGGAAACAGCTGGAAATGGAGGAGAAAGAGCAGATAGCGGAGCGGGTGGTACGCACCACTATATCTCAGAGCATCAGGCACATTCAGTTGGACCTGAGGGACCTGATGAAACAAGTCAGCAGTCAG TTGAGTTACATGCAGAGCTCCTGGATGAAGCCAACCTCTCATAAGGTACAGGAACCACTGAACCCAGAAACCAGCTCCAAAACAGTGTGGGACCGCCGAGTAGAGGGTTACATCATTTTGAGGGATCTAGACCTTTACCTCACCAAGCTGGCAAGAGACTTCCTCCTACTGGcttcaaaaatataa
- the LOC123962749 gene encoding uncharacterized protein LOC123962749 isoform X1, whose product MGVRQYNVTLRYFPQQMTVWWRALILLYCVLHFVEFSAPSAVPQRNKYKNSFRLTRTTRTRVQQLQRKYKEQQLGNKHFEDRSRQLKDLPSLSTDFNSWLKLTDWERLHAAFCDMQAYWNMLEWKRKQLEMEEKEQIAERVVRTTISQSIRHIQLDLRDLMKQVSSQLSYMQSSWMKPTSHKVQEPLNPETSSKTVWDRRVEGYIILRDLDLYLTKLARDFLLLASKI is encoded by the exons ATGGGAGTGCGGCAGTATAACGTAACGTTACGTTACTTTCCTCAAcaa ATGACTGTGTGGTGGCGGGCTCTCATCCTCCTTTACTGTGTCCTGCACTTTGTGGAGTTCTCTGCTCCATCTGCAGTCCCCCAgaggaataaatataaaaactccTTTCGTCTCACGAGGACCACACGAACCCGTgtccagcagctgcagagaaaaTAT AAGGAGCAGCAGTTGGGAAACAAGCATTTTGAAGACAGAAGCCGACAGTTAAAGGACCTGCCATCACTTTCTACAGATTTCAACAGCTGGCTAAAGCTGACG GACTGGGAACGACTGCATGCTGCTTTCTGCGACATGCAAGCATATTGGAATATGCTGGAGTGGAAGAGGAAACAGCTGGAAATGGAGGAGAAAGAGCAGATAGCGGAGCGGGTGGTACGCACCACTATATCTCAGAGCATCAGGCACATTCAGTTGGACCTGAGGGACCTGATGAAACAAGTCAGCAGTCAG TTGAGTTACATGCAGAGCTCCTGGATGAAGCCAACCTCTCATAAGGTACAGGAACCACTGAACCCAGAAACCAGCTCCAAAACAGTGTGGGACCGCCGAGTAGAGGGTTACATCATTTTGAGGGATCTAGACCTTTACCTCACCAAGCTGGCAAGAGACTTCCTCCTACTGGcttcaaaaatataa
- the epd gene encoding ependymin, with the protein MYAAITLFVFMCLTATTHADHHQPCHAPNMTGFMSVMSLKGEVKAFGAFTYDSMGKKLRFRSNESHPTNTSLGLDLLMFFDEGIFYEIDSKNQSCEKKTLQCTQHPLDIPDDATFHGDVHTGSLSVEGEGLKVNIWTGSMPDTKGHYSMSVTMGCLPVTVFYFCESTTLLFSNSDIENEIKDPDLLVVPSYCVGQPVEETPEGTVNSFLNEFM; encoded by the exons ATGTATGCAGCTATTACTCTCTTCGTCTTCATGTGCTTGACTGCCACCACCCATGCAGATCACCATCAGCCTTGTC ATGCACCCAATATGACAGGATTCATGAGTGTG ATGTCCCTAAAGGGTGAAGTGAAAGCATTTGGTGCATTCACTTATGATTCAATGGGCAAGAAACTGCGGTTCAGATCAAACGAGAGCCACCCCACAAACACATCCCTAGGTTTGGATCTGCTGATGTTTTTTGATGAG GGGATTTTCTACGAGATTGACAGCAAAAACCAGAGCTGtgagaaaaaaacactgcaatgcACCCAGCACCCTCTAGATATTCCTGATGATGCGACGTTTCATGGGGATGTACACACTGGGAGTCTATCCGTTGAGGGGGAGGGATTAAAAGTCAACATATGGACAGGATCAATGCCAGACACGAAAG GCCATTACTCCATGTCTGTAACCATGGGATGTTTGCCTGTCACTGTGTTCTACTTCTGTGAGTCCACAACACTCCTGTTCAG CAACTCTGACATCGAAAACGAGATCAAGGACCCTGATCTCCTCGTGGTGCCTTCCTATTGTGTGGGACAGCCTGTGGAGGAGACACCTGAAGGGACAGTAAATAGTTTCCTCAACGAGTTCATGTAG